CAGCGATGAGGCTTGTTGCACGCATGCAAATGGTGTCCACAGCGTAGATTGCACGACGACCATTCCCTAAACCACAATGCAGCCCAAACAACTGGACACGGTCTACCCGAGTGACTTGTCGGTCGTGCCAGCGGCTGTTGAAGACGTCGAGGCCTTTGGTCTGGAGCACGGCCTTGTTGGTGATGATCAGGATCGCATTTTATTGGCCGTAGCAGAGGTCGTTGCGAACGCGGTCGAGCACGGCAACGTCGCTACATCGGGCGACAGCGTGCGCTTGCGTTTGCTCGGTGACGCTCGTTCGTGGACCCTGCGCGTCTCAGACGAGGGCGACGGCCTCACGAGCGAAGCATTGGACAGTGCCTCGCTCCCGACCGACGTGCTGGAGACGGGGGGCCGCGGTTTGTTCATCATTCAGCAACTCGCGGATGCTGTTTGGCTGGAAGACGAAGGGCGCTGTATTTGTATGCGATTTGACCTGAACATCAGATCGTAGGTGAAGTGCTAGCAGCTGAGCCAGGGACACAGGAACAGCGGTGGTTGAAGCAGCCCTGGATCCTTGGTGTAGTCGGGGTAGCGGTTTGCCAGCTGGTTGCTGTCGTGGCAGCGAGTTCGTTCGATGGAGACGGCACCCAGCGCCTATCGGTGTGGGTGCTTGCCGTCGCCACGATCGTTGGTGGCAGTATCCTCGCGTTGGGCCATGTTCGTGGATGGTGGAAGTCGCTGTCCGTGACCAGTTTCCTGTTTGTGGCGGTTCTCTTGAGGCTCGTCGCTCTACCTCTGGGGCCAACCCTTTCTGACGACGCCTACCGATATATGTGGGACGGTCGCCTTACCGTCGAGATGGAGAACCCGTATCTGCACACTCCTGAGGCACTGCCTGACTCGTTGACGGTGATCGTAGATCCAGGCGGATCGCTCTACAAAGAGCTGAATTCACCTTTGTATTACTCTGTATATCCACCACCATCTCAATATGCTTTTGCGATGGGAACACTACTTGGGAGGAGAGGGCATTACTCTAGTTTTGTCATATACAAATTACTAATAATTATTTTAGAAGTATTTTCGCTTATTTGGCTAGTAAATGTAATTCCAGTTGCATTCGTAGTGCTGCTCGCCTGGCATCCGCTGCTGGTATTGGAGGTTGCCGGACAAGGCCATACAGAAGGGCTTTGGGTCGTCGGGTGCGTGGCCGGATTCGCTGGGCTGATACAAGGTCGGTCGAATCTCGGGATAGCGTGCATTACCGTGGGAGCCTGGGCGAAGATGATACCGCTCCTGCTCGTGCCGCTCCTCGTGTTGCGAAAAGGCTGGAGCGCTGCGGTCGTTGGGCTGGCTGTGACGCTGGCACTCTGGGCGTCATTTTTTAGCCTCGAAGCCATGGCAAACATCGGCGCGTCTTTACGCTTGTACGTGCAGCTGTTCGAGTTCAACGGGGGGCCTTACTTTCTCATCAAGCACACTTGGCTCGCCTTGACCGGTGTCGATGTTAGCAAAACGCTTGGACCACTGCTCTCGGGAGGGTTTTTCGCCTTCGCATTGACCCTGTACTTGTTCGAACTACGGAGAAGGACTCCGCCGCGGTCGCAGGTTTTAAGTACGGAGCTACTCCTCTTGGGGGGGTATCTACTGGTGACCACGACGGTACATCCTTGGTATGTGTTGATGCCCATCGCGCTATGCCCTTTTGTCTGGGTAGCAGGATCGCGGGCAATGAGGCGATGGATGTGGGGCTGGTGGTGGTTTGGGCTCTTTGCCGTTGGCACGTACGGATTCTACGTTGGCGAGATGTCGCTCGCTGTGATCTCTGGTGTGTCAGGTTGGATGGCCGTGCTCATCGCAACGGTTGCTGCGTTTGCAATCTCATCGCCCGTACAGAAAACGTTGGGGAGAGTCATGCAGCGCCGTGGTCGTTCAAAGTGGCGCTGGATCAAGCAGGTTAAGCGGGCGGGTTCGCCAACATCAATACTGGACCTGGGAGCTGGCGAAGGTTGGGTGGGATGGGCTGCCCAGGTCGACACAGGTGCGGCGGTGCATCTCGCTGATGTGGTAGACCTCAACCAGACTATGCTGCCGCATGTCAAATACGACGGCGCATCATTGCCCTTTGTATCGGGCCAGTTCGACATGGTCCTCCTCGTTTTCGTTCTTCATCATGCCGAAGCACCCGATGCCGTGCTCCGCGAAGCCCGACGCGTTGTCGATGAACATGGGTGCGTCGCCGTTGTCGAATCCGTATACACCAACGCATTCAACCATGGATTGCTACGATTCCTAGATGTCCAGGCAAATCGTTTGCGAGGCGAAGGCGAGATGGAAGCCCAAGAAGCCTACCTCTCGTTCGATACGGTCGAAGGCTGGCGGAGTCGATTTGAGCACGCAGGGTTCCGTATAGATGCCGAGTCTTCGCGCGGTAGGTGGATACACCGGCAACACCTCTTCGTCCTAGGCCCTGCTGTATCCTAGCGCCTTTGCTACACCGCGTGCGATATCAAGTCCGAAAGAACGTCCTCTGCTGACATCGCCGACACGTCAAGCCAGACATAGGAGGGATGACGTCGAAACCAGGTGAGTTGGCGTTTAGCATACCGGCGGCTGTTGCGCTTGAGCAGATCTACCATACGGCCACGAGTGATGCTGCCGCGGAGGTAAGCCAATGGCTCGCGGTAGCCGATCGTAGCAAGCGCAGGAGCGTTTTGAGCGTAGCCCGCATCGAGGAGCGCTCGTACCTCATCGAGCAGCCCAGCTCTCAACATGGCGTCAACCCGAGCCTCAATGCGAGCGTAAAGCTCTGATCTTGGCCGCGTAAGGACGTTAACGGCATACGAAAACCGTGGCGGAGAGACGGATTGTTGCCAGTCTGAGATGCGGCGGCCCGTATCGGAAAGCACCTCCAAGGCCCGTACGATCCGCTGCGATTTTGAGGCATCCATGGAAGCCGCCGCGGCTGGGTCCGCCGCTCTCAGTTCATCATACAGGGCCGTAGCGCCTTCGCTTTGAAGTCGCGCTTTGAAATATGCGCGGGTTTCGGGCCGCGATGCAGGGATGTCGGCAATGCCATGTACTAACGCTTCGAGGTAGAGCGTCGAGCCCCCTACGAAGATGGGCAGGGCGCCTCGCTCTAGAATCTGTGCAACGCGTTGCTCCGCATCGGCGGCGAAGCGACCCGCCGAGTATGACTCGCTCGGGTCTAACTCGTCGATGAAGTGGTGGGCAATGTCCCCTCGTTCTTCAAGTGTCGGCTTCGCGGTGCCAATGGAGAGTTGTCTGTAAACTTGACGGCTATCTATGGAGACGATCTCAACTGGGGCCGCAGAAATTTTTTCGAGTGCCTCGGCCACCGCAAGGCTGACCCCTGTTTTGCCGACAGCAGTGGGCCCCACCAGCGCCAGAAAAGGCCCGCGTGTCGGTAAGCCGTGCGTCGAGGATGGCACGTTAGTACTTTTCAACAGAGGGGTCAATGCGGTCACTCCAGGCTAGAATGCCGCCTGCGAGGTTTACCGCATTGGTGTAGCCCTGCTGGTGCAGCAGCGCGGTCGCCTGCGCAGAGCGGCCACCAGAGCGGCAGTGCACAACGATAACGGGGTCGTCTCGGTGATCTTCCAACTCGCCCAGTCTCTCAGGCAATTGGTCAAGCGGAATTAGTGAGCCGCCAAGGTCGGCGATGGATACCTCTTCGGGGCGCCTCACGTCGAGAAGAAAGGGGGGCGCATCGCTGTCGCGAAGCGTCTTGTACTCTTCGACTGAAATTTCTGGG
The Bacteroidota bacterium DNA segment above includes these coding regions:
- a CDS encoding ATP-binding protein; this translates as MQPKQLDTVYPSDLSVVPAAVEDVEAFGLEHGLVGDDQDRILLAVAEVVANAVEHGNVATSGDSVRLRLLGDARSWTLRVSDEGDGLTSEALDSASLPTDVLETGGRGLFIIQQLADAVWLEDEGRCICMRFDLNIRS
- a CDS encoding class I SAM-dependent methyltransferase, which encodes MLAVATIVGGSILALGHVRGWWKSLSVTSFLFVAVLLRLVALPLGPTLSDDAYRYMWDGRLTVEMENPYLHTPEALPDSLTVIVDPGGSLYKELNSPLYYSVYPPPSQYAFAMGTLLGRRGHYSSFVIYKLLIIILEVFSLIWLVNVIPVAFVVLLAWHPLLVLEVAGQGHTEGLWVVGCVAGFAGLIQGRSNLGIACITVGAWAKMIPLLLVPLLVLRKGWSAAVVGLAVTLALWASFFSLEAMANIGASLRLYVQLFEFNGGPYFLIKHTWLALTGVDVSKTLGPLLSGGFFAFALTLYLFELRRRTPPRSQVLSTELLLLGGYLLVTTTVHPWYVLMPIALCPFVWVAGSRAMRRWMWGWWWFGLFAVGTYGFYVGEMSLAVISGVSGWMAVLIATVAAFAISSPVQKTLGRVMQRRGRSKWRWIKQVKRAGSPTSILDLGAGEGWVGWAAQVDTGAAVHLADVVDLNQTMLPHVKYDGASLPFVSGQFDMVLLVFVLHHAEAPDAVLREARRVVDEHGCVAVVESVYTNAFNHGLLRFLDVQANRLRGEGEMEAQEAYLSFDTVEGWRSRFEHAGFRIDAESSRGRWIHRQHLFVLGPAVS
- the miaA gene encoding tRNA (adenosine(37)-N6)-dimethylallyltransferase MiaA, producing MTALTPLLKSTNVPSSTHGLPTRGPFLALVGPTAVGKTGVSLAVAEALEKISAAPVEIVSIDSRQVYRQLSIGTAKPTLEERGDIAHHFIDELDPSESYSAGRFAADAEQRVAQILERGALPIFVGGSTLYLEALVHGIADIPASRPETRAYFKARLQSEGATALYDELRAADPAAAASMDASKSQRIVRALEVLSDTGRRISDWQQSVSPPRFSYAVNVLTRPRSELYARIEARVDAMLRAGLLDEVRALLDAGYAQNAPALATIGYREPLAYLRGSITRGRMVDLLKRNSRRYAKRQLTWFRRHPSYVWLDVSAMSAEDVLSDLISHAV